In the Malaya genurostris strain Urasoe2022 chromosome 1, Malgen_1.1, whole genome shotgun sequence genome, one interval contains:
- the LOC131434753 gene encoding uncharacterized protein LOC131434753, which yields MRMTRYSRSRPDYGGRGSYYRGGRRGFGRYMHNRRYNYDQNYRGWHPNRYGPPNDRYRRDYNTHGDHRYSSSHYRSPSRYYDHERYRERRYRSSSENESGSSSMEKSPSRKSRKTERSRSESRESGSAASRDNSSSTALSKISSGSSFFAEVEDSDAYVSPDYDGQSSQDSDEKDGKKKHKRKKRKKGKKKREKERRQRKKLKKRKKEALEERTGPPDPDANQPKGILPPGKNILVSVRFGEGEQDENAAEKAHKKSKKKKSSKRRLKSGLKLKLEHPRNMFLDLLDHPSGSQRKKRKLDENIKPVAIIDLDRSPGKQVISSPREIIVLSDEEANSKKKTKASAELVGPNTPPEPAPKSPESYNPFDPTKSSTQSPTSGHNLGSISTVSYSEHHHHHHLHSGHHLRQRQTKNKHLSQKSIDLNSAGEHYDDGILDLHPTSPMDHLSPRAQYRLSPHKAYQPSPNKKSAHQMATATVTSGAQGPEGSTMLPFGDDMDDGDISPYSPRSSDCDDHMFDPPIEGGNPSANGSGYHQPKTIALTVDNLRRVFGDDKNTLYGDLRRPNEAVALVDEMYKPQKVTMEMLDDMPSSAVDLQIKEKLIAKLQRQERIIEEVKHFLKPHFNKKRLSKEEYKDIMKKSVPKICHSRSGEINPVKIQNLIMAYVKKAIAKRRLATSSRNAIVSSTTAVT from the exons ATGCGTATGACACGGTATTCGCGCAGTCGGCCGGATTACGGTGGAAGAGGTTCATATTATAGAGGCGGTCGCCGTGGATTCGGTCGATATATGCACAACAGACGCTACAACTATGATCAAAATTATCGAGGATGGCATCCCAACCGGTATGGGCCACCAAATGATCGCTATCGACGGGATTATAATACGCACGGGGACCACCGATATTCTTCGAGTCACTATCGCTCACCATCGCGATACTACGATCACGAACGTTATCGGGAACGGCGGTATAGGTCTTCTAGTGAGAACGAATCAGGAAGCTCATCCATGGAAAAGTCACCTTCGCGAAAATCGAGGAAAACAGAACGCAGCCGATCCGAATCACGGGAGTCTGGGTCGGCGGCAAGTCGAGATAATAGCTCCAGCACGGCTTTGAGCAAGATCAGTTCGGGAAGTAGTTTCTTCGCTGAGGTAGAAGACAGTGACGCGTACGTTAGTCCCGATTACGATGGACAGTCCAGTCAGGATAGCGATGAGAAAGATGGTAAGAAGAAGCACAAACGTAAGAAGCGGAAAAAGGGAAAGAAAAAACGGGAAAAGGAACGAAGACAACGAAAAAAGTTAAAGAAACGCAAGAAGGAAGCTCTGGAAGAGAGAACCGGTCCACCGGATCCCGATGCAAACCAACCGAAGGGAATTTTACCCCCGGGAAAGAATATTCTTGTCAGCGTTCGTTTCGGCGAGGGCGAGCAAGACGAAAATGCTGCGGAAAAAGCTCataaaaaatcaaagaaaaagaAATCCAGCAAAAGAAGGTTAAAATCAGGacttaaattaaaattagaacatcCCAGAAATATGTTCTTGGATTTGTTGGAT cacCCGTCTGGAAGCCAACGAAAAAAGCGTAAGcttgatgaaaatattaaaccGGTGGCAATTATTGACCTGGATCGATCACCAGGGAAACAGGTCATTTCAAGTCCAAGGGAAATTATCGTGCTTAGCGACGAAGAAGCCAATAGCAAGAAAAAGACAAAAGCTAGTGCTGAATTGGTCGGTCCAAATACACCACCGGAACCGGCACCTAAATCACCGGAATCGTATAATCCGTTTGACCCTACCAAATCTTCCACACAATCACCCACTTCGGGACATAATCTAGGTAGCATATCGACCGTGAGCTATTCAGAgcaccaccatcatcatcatctccaTTCGGGACACCATCTGCGCCAGCGCCAAACGAAAAATAAGCATTTGTCGCAAAAGTCAATCGATCTCAATAGTGCCGGAGAGCATTACGACGATGGCATTTTAGACCTGCATCCGACATCGCCGATGGACCACCTGTCGCCACGAGCGCAGTACCGACTATCGCCGCACAAAGCTTATCAACCGTCGCCGAATAAGAAGTCGGCTCATCAAATGGCCACCGCGACTGTAACTTCCGGAGCGCAAGGTCCCGAAGGGTCAACCATGCTTCCGTTCGGAGATGACATGGATGATGGCGATATTTCACCGTATTCGCCACGCTCCAGTGACTGTGATGATCACATGTTCGATCCGCCGATCGAAGGTGGTAATCCCTCGGCCAATGGCAGCGGCTACCATCAACCGAAAACCATAGCTCTCACGGTGGACAATCTACGGAGGGTGTTCGGCGATGACAAAAACACACTGTACGGTGACTTGAGGAGGCCCAACGAGGCAGTTGCGCTGGTCGATGAAATGTACAAAC CTCAGAAAGTTACAATGGAAATGCTGGACGATATGCCGAGCTCTGCAGTTGATTTGCAGATTAAAGAAAAG CTGATTGCGAAGTTGCAACGTCAGGAGCGAATAATCGAGGAAGTGAAACATTTCCTGAAGCCACATTTCAACAAGAAACGACTCAGCAAGGAAGAGTACAAAGACATTATGAAGAAGTCCGTTCCCAAG ATCTGCCACAGTCGCTCCGGAGAAATCAACCCCGTGAAAATTCAGAACCTGATAATGGCTTACGTTAAGAAGGCGATTGCCAAGAGACGTCTCGCAACATCCAGCCGGAATGCAATCGTATCCTCTACCACGGCGGTTACGTGA
- the LOC131434761 gene encoding attractin-like translates to MFQIFKCHWMHHQPSKCPLLLGSVMLRLSLALVLVQFGMLATAGGINSGLATGNQSFGGKCSEIRCMNGGSCKNGSCICPDGWQGSECQFCGGKVRLTDPSGSIHDGLGNYSIGVKCSWLIDARDHNSIADKLSPVGSGKPSVIRLHLEEFATECGWDHLYVYDGDSVESPLLAVFSGLMYRKNFSIRKVPEVFAHSGSALLHFFSDDAYNMSGFNISYQVNACPTVDTMLNCSGHGVCIYGECNCDVGWSGPACSVSRCPNNCSSHLGRGACNVIQQRCICAKGYDGNDCSQVRSYGVWTSINSEDTIGFAPPGSASHGAAVFRDTFYIIAGESYGKAKSLMYMYDFNGKVWETAHTDSKTTPDLRYGASTVMYGDKIFLYGGVVEGKGVCGELWAFDVSAKIWENITVKADQCNKTYAMCGPLKSAGHTATLISNFEVGKKGHSQRMVVIFGHSPQFGYLNTVQEYNFGTREWKIVKTKGYPVKGGYGHSAAYDPLKERIYVYGGIVSESDSTQLLSNKLYSYEPHSRVWTLEAAAPSARFLHTATFISPGLMMVFGGNTHNDTSHSFGAKCYSKDLMLYDILCDSWHIQSMPLDLRADLARFGHSAILFEESLYIYGGFDGQMINDMLKYTPGNCRAMNRSDQCLNTRPGYKCIWDIQKSKCVPILDVDKGALFSRDQINYEFCPQESRLVMTRQALQDYELCNQLNSCQSCVSTSYGCMFCGMGSGKGICAKEKCPDVSYTFRADFYPTRKLKDCPENDEKFCEQLHGCHACSAYKFCHWDYEHSKCHYVGNKTGGSEILNDALPCPPACSVLTTCGNCTQEECIWCQNEQRCVDKNAYTASFPYGQCREWTTGSNKCRAASSGKSQCGFYETCAQCRDDPACGWCDDGSLTGLGRCLPGGDSGAHEEMECPATRWHFTHCPSCQCNGHSTCPDSKTCKQPCKDPMIGQNCEKCKPGFWGNPVNGGTCQKCDCNGQAQYCHSETGKCFCSTKGLAGDHCEKCDATNHYHGDPSRGSCYYDLTIDYQFTFNLSKKEDRHFTQINFRNSPIKSDIDADFTITCSVASKMNITIRTAGGPEKPLFSAVNCSTFRYRFSKAEHHFGIEDNVTLTTFYVYVYDFQPPLWIQIAFSQYPKLNLQQFFITFSTCFLLLLLMAAILWKIKQRYDMFRRRQRLFVEMEQMASRPFSQVLVEIESKEYNELSPAVENITSAPRKRKKDSPSPIALEPCEGNRAAVLSLLVRLPTGGLQHAPPGQSAGLAIASALVTLGNPRRPSIEHPKEPKSKRKQSQHPDSCI, encoded by the exons ATGTTCCAGATCTTCAAGTGCCATTGGATGCACCACCAACCGAGTAAATGTCCGCTGCTGCTGGGGAGTGTTATGCTGCGACTTTCGCTAGCACTGGTGTTGGTTCAGTTCGGTATGCTGGCGACGGCAGGAGGAATCAACTCCGGGCTGGCCACCGGGAACCAATCGTTCGGGGGGAAATGTTCGGAGATTCGGTGTATGAACGGGGGCAGCTGCAAAAACGGATCCTGCATCTGTCCGGATGGGTGGCAGGGTTCTGAGTGCCAGTTCTGCGGTGGCAAAGTTAG ATTGACTGATCCATCCGGAAGCATCCACGACGGATTGGGAAATTACTCGATCGGTGTCAAGTGTAGCTGGCTGATCGATGCCCGTGACCACAACAGCATCGCGGATAAATTGTCACCGGTGGGTAGCGGAAAACCATCGGTGATCCGATTGCATCTGGAGGAATTTGCAACCGAGTGCGGATGGGACCATCTGTACGTGTACGATGGCGATAGCGTTGAGTCACCGTTGCTGGCGGTTTTCAGTGGACTAATGTATCGGAAGAATTTCAGTATCCGAAAGGTGCCGGAGGTGTTCGCCCACAGCGGATCGGCACTGTTGCATTTCTTCAGTGACGATGCGTACAATATGTCCGGGTTCAACATCAGTTATCAGGTGAACGCATGCCCCACGGTGGATACAATGCTGAACTGTTCGGGTCACGGGGTGTGTATTTACGGGGAGTGTAACTGCGATGTGGGATGGAGCGGACCGGCTTGTAGTGTTTCGCGTTGTCCAAACAATTGCTCGTCGCATTTGGGCAGAGGTGCTTGTAATGTTATTCAACAGCGGTGCATCTGTGCCAAGGGGTACGATGGAAACGATTGTTCTCAGGTGAGATCGTACGGTGTTTGGACGTCAATCAATTCGGAAGATACGATTGGATTCGCACCACCAGGCAGTGCATCGCACGGAGCAGCAGTATTCAGGGATACCTTctacatcattgctggggaaAGTTACGGGAAAGCGAAGTCCCTCATGTACATGTACGATTTTAATGGTAAGGTTTGGGAAACGGCTCATACGGACTCGAAGACAACACCGGACCTGCGGTACGGAGCTTCGACAGTAATGTATGGCGATAAGATTTTCCTGTACGGTGGAGTAGTCGAAGGCAAAGGTGTTTGCGGTGAGCTGTGGGCTTTTGACGTTAGTGCGAAAATTTGGGAAAACATCACGGTAAAGGCGGACCAGTGCAACAAAACGTACGCCATGTGTGGACCTCTCAAGTCCGCCGGACATACAGCGACGTTGATATCCAACTTCGAAGTAGGAAAGAAGGGACACTCCCAAAGAATGGTTGTCATTTTTGGTCATTCTCCTCAGTTCGGTTATCTGAATACGGTGCAGGAGTACAACTTCGGTACTCGAGAGTGGAAAATTGTGAAAACAAAAGGTTACCCAGTGAAAGGTGGCTACGGGCACTCTGCAGCGTATGATCCGCTTAAGGAGCGAATTTATGTTTACGGTGGAATCGTTTCCGAAAGTGATAGCACTCAATTGTTAAGTAATAAATTGTACAGCTACGAACCCCATAGTCGAGTCTGGACACTGGAAGCAGCAGCTCCGAGTGCGAGATTTTTACACACTGCCACTTTCATAAGTCCTGGTTTGATGATGGTCTTTGGAGGCAATACCCACAACGACACTTCCCACAGTTTCGGTGCCAAGTGCTACAGCAAAGATTTGATGCTTTATGACATTCTGTGCGACTCGTGGCATATCCAGAGTATGCCTCTAGATCTGCGGGCAGATTTGGCTCGTTTCGGACATTCCGCTATTCTGTTTGAAGAATCCCTCTACATCTACGGAGGATTCGATGGGCAGATGATTAACGATATGCTCAAATACACACCGGGTAACTGTAGAGCAATGAACCGATCGGACCAGTGTTTGAATACTCGCCCGGGGTACAAATGCATCTGGGATATTCAGAAGAGCAAATGCGTTCCCATTCTGGATGTCGACAAGGGAGCGTTGTTTAGCAGGGATCAAATCAATTACGAGTTCTGTCCACAGGAGAGTAGATTGGTTATGACACGGCAAGCCTTACAGGACTACGAACTGTGCAATCAGTTGAACAGCTGCCAGAGCTGCGTGTCTACTTCTTATGGGTGCATGTTTTGCGGCATGGGCAGTGGCAAAGGGATTTGTGCGAAAGAAAAGTGTCCGGATGTGTCGTACACCTTTAGGGCCGACTTTTATCCGACACGTAAGCTGAAAGATTGTccggaaaatgacgaaaaattttgCGAACAACTGCACGGATGTCACGCTTGCTCGGCGTACAAGTTCTGCCATTGGGATTACGAACACAGCAAATGCCATTACGTGGGGAATAAGACCGGTGGTAGTGAGATTCTGAACGACGCGTTGCCATGTCCACCGGCCTGCTCGGTGTTGACGACCTGTGGCAACTGCACCCAGGAGGAGTGCATATGGTGCCAGAACGAACAACGGTGTGTTGACAAAAATGCTTACACGGCAAGCTTTCCCTACGGGCAGTGCCGCGAATGGACAACTGGTTCTAACAAATGCCGAGCTGCgagttccggcaaaagtcagtGCGGATTCTATGAGACCTGTGCCCAGTGTCGAGATGATCCCGCTTGCGGATGGTGCGACGATGGTTCACTGACCGGCTTGGGTCGGTGTCTTCCAGGGGGAGACAGTGGAGCACACGAAGAAATGGAATGTCCAGCGACCCGGTGGCATTTCACTCATTGTCCCAGTTGCCAGTGCAACGGTCACAGCACTTGTCCGGATTCAAAGACATGCAAACAGCCATGTAAAGATCCTATGATTGGACAGAATTGTGAAAAATGTAAACCCGGTTTCTGGGGCAACCCCGTGAATGGGGGTACCTGTCAGAAGTGTGACTGCAATGGACAAGCACAGTACTGCCACAGTGAAACGGGTAAATGTTTCTGCAGTACCAAGGGACTCGCTGGGGATCACTGTGAGAAATGCGACGCTACCAATCACTATCACGGCGATCCCAGTCGTGGTTCATGCTACTACGATCTCACCATCGATTACCAATTCACGTTCAATTTATCGAAGAAAGAAGATCGCCATTTTACTCAAATAAACTTCCGCAACTCTCCGATCAAATCGGATATTGATGCTGATTTCACCATAACTTGCTCGGTAGCGTCGAAGATGAACATCACCATTCGAACGGCGGGTGGTCCGGAAAAGCCTCTGTTTTCCGCTGTCAACTGTTCCACGTTTCGGTACCGGTTCTCGAAAGCCGAGCATCATTTTGGCATCGAGGACAACGTCACGCTGACTACATTCTATGTGTACGTGTACGACTTCCAACCGCCCCTGTGGATCCAGATAGCGTTCTCGCAGTACCCGAAGCTAAATCTACAGCAGTTCTTCATAACATTCTCAAC ATGCTTCCTGCTCCTCCTACTGATGGCGGCAATCCTGTGGAAAATTAAGCAACGGTACGACATGTTCCGTCGACGGCAACGATTGTTTGTCGAGATGGAACAAATGGCGTCGCGACCATTTTCTCAG GTTCTGGTTGAGATTGAAAGCAAAGAATACAATGAGCTATCGCCGGCGGTAGAAAACATCACCAGTGCTCCAAGAAAGCGGAAAAAG GATTCTCCAAGCCCAATAGCACTAGAACCTTGTGAGGGTAACAGAGCGGCGGTGCTCTCGCTTCTAGTCCGGCTACCGACAG